Proteins from a genomic interval of Benincasa hispida cultivar B227 chromosome 7, ASM972705v1, whole genome shotgun sequence:
- the LOC120082129 gene encoding protein TWIN LOV 1 isoform X3: protein MELQLGLIEQSLNSRYSLWVREALYDLSDNFTITDPSIAGHPIVFVSPGFLKMTGYTKEEVIGKNGRMFQGPETSRSSVMQIREAVREEKGIQINLLNYRKDGTPFWVFFQMTPVFSKEDGGVIHFVGVQVPILKNSRKSRCGFVRIQGVPYENEFRACKSLLGSCRRELLSDSISELDCLLNRDSPPDSDSREIEEPCEACDDEKQRAAIAIGNILSVLTHYSEVTGRLVCERRCSLPRVGILCSSLNTSLNRIKQSFVLTDPNLPDMPIVYASDEFLKLTGYTRCEVLGRNCRFLSGIDTDSSTLFKIKESLQSEQACTVRILNYRKNKSSFWNDLHISPVRNASGKVAYFVGVQMDVDDKIQDEHGLNPKMKQLSTVGAVRVAVRSLSMTVGCSQG from the exons ATGGAATTGCAACTGGGTTTGATTGAACAATCGCTTAACAGTCGCTATTCGCTCTGGGTTCGTGAAGCTCTTTACGATTTGTCGGATAATTTTACAATCACTGACCCCAGTATAGCGGGTCACCCAATTGTGTTCGTGAGCCCTGGATTCTTGAAGATGACTGGATATACCAAAGAAGAGGTGATTGGCAAAAATGGTAGGATGTTTCAGGGCCCAGAAACTAGTAGGAGCTCAGTAATGCAAATTCGTGAGGCAGTTCGGGAAGAGAAAgggattcaaattaatttactaaatTATCGCAAAGATGGGACACCCTTCTGGGTTTTCTTCCAAATGACCCCTGTTTTCAGCAAGGAAGATGGGGGGGTCATTCACTTTGTGGGTGTTCAGGTGCCGATTTTGAAGAATTCAAGAAAGTCTAGATGTGGGTTCGTAAGAATTCAAGGTGTTCCATATGAGAACGAATTTAGAGCTTGCAAAAGTCTTTTAGGGTCCTGTCGCCGGGAGTTATTGTCTGATTCTATCTCGGAACTAGATTGTCTTTTGAATAGAGATTCACCACCGGATTCTGATAGTAGAG AGATTGAAGAACCATGTGAAGCATGTGATGATGAGAAGCAAAGAGCTGCAATTGCCATTGGTAACATCTTATCTGTCCTAACTCATTACAGTGAGGTAACTGGCAGATTGGTGTGCGAAAGGAGATGCAGCTTGCCTAGGGTGGGCATTCTTTGTTCATCCTTGAATACATCTCTTAATAGAATTAAACAGAGCTTTGTATT AACCGATCCAAACTTACCAGACATGCCTATAGTTTATGCGAGTGATGAGTTTTTGAAATTAACAG GTTATACTAGATGTGAAGTGCTTGGGCGCAACTGTAGATTCTTAAGTGGAATTGACACAGATTCTTCAACCCTTTTTAAG ATAAAGGAAAGTCTTCAGTCTGAACAAGCTTGCACCGTACGGATTTTAAATTACAG GAAAAATAAGAGCTCATTTTGGAATGATCTCCATATATCACCTGTCCGTAATGCTTCTGGCAAG GTAGCATATTTTGTGGGTGTCCAGATGGATGTAGATGATAAAATACAGGATGAACATGGGTTGAACCCTAAGATGAAGCAACTTAGCACTGTGGGTGCAGTCAGGGTGGCCGTGAGGAGCCTGTCGATGACCGTGGGCTGTTCACAGGGCTAG
- the LOC120082129 gene encoding protein TWIN LOV 1 isoform X2, with protein sequence MELQLGLIEQSLNSRYSLWVREALYDLSDNFTITDPSIAGHPIVFVSPGFLKMTGYTKEEVIGKNGRMFQGPETSRSSVMQIREAVREEKGIQINLLNYRKDGTPFWVFFQMTPVFSKEDGGVIHFVGVQVPILKNSRKSRCGFVRIQGVPYENEFRACKSLLGSCRRELLSDSISELDCLLNRDSPPDSDSRGVEIEEPCEACDDEKQRAAIAIGNILSVLTHYSEVTGRLVCERRCSLPRVGILCSSLNTSLNRIKQSFVLTDPNLPDMPIVYASDEFLKLTGYTRCEVLGRNCRFLSGIDTDSSTLFKIKESLQSEQACTVRILNYRKNKSSFWNDLHISPVRNASGKVAYFVGVQMDVDDKIQDEHGLNPKMKQLSTVGAVRVAVRSLSMTVGCSQG encoded by the exons ATGGAATTGCAACTGGGTTTGATTGAACAATCGCTTAACAGTCGCTATTCGCTCTGGGTTCGTGAAGCTCTTTACGATTTGTCGGATAATTTTACAATCACTGACCCCAGTATAGCGGGTCACCCAATTGTGTTCGTGAGCCCTGGATTCTTGAAGATGACTGGATATACCAAAGAAGAGGTGATTGGCAAAAATGGTAGGATGTTTCAGGGCCCAGAAACTAGTAGGAGCTCAGTAATGCAAATTCGTGAGGCAGTTCGGGAAGAGAAAgggattcaaattaatttactaaatTATCGCAAAGATGGGACACCCTTCTGGGTTTTCTTCCAAATGACCCCTGTTTTCAGCAAGGAAGATGGGGGGGTCATTCACTTTGTGGGTGTTCAGGTGCCGATTTTGAAGAATTCAAGAAAGTCTAGATGTGGGTTCGTAAGAATTCAAGGTGTTCCATATGAGAACGAATTTAGAGCTTGCAAAAGTCTTTTAGGGTCCTGTCGCCGGGAGTTATTGTCTGATTCTATCTCGGAACTAGATTGTCTTTTGAATAGAGATTCACCACCGGATTCTGATAGTAGAG GAGTAGAGATTGAAGAACCATGTGAAGCATGTGATGATGAGAAGCAAAGAGCTGCAATTGCCATTGGTAACATCTTATCTGTCCTAACTCATTACAGTGAGGTAACTGGCAGATTGGTGTGCGAAAGGAGATGCAGCTTGCCTAGGGTGGGCATTCTTTGTTCATCCTTGAATACATCTCTTAATAGAATTAAACAGAGCTTTGTATT AACCGATCCAAACTTACCAGACATGCCTATAGTTTATGCGAGTGATGAGTTTTTGAAATTAACAG GTTATACTAGATGTGAAGTGCTTGGGCGCAACTGTAGATTCTTAAGTGGAATTGACACAGATTCTTCAACCCTTTTTAAG ATAAAGGAAAGTCTTCAGTCTGAACAAGCTTGCACCGTACGGATTTTAAATTACAG GAAAAATAAGAGCTCATTTTGGAATGATCTCCATATATCACCTGTCCGTAATGCTTCTGGCAAG GTAGCATATTTTGTGGGTGTCCAGATGGATGTAGATGATAAAATACAGGATGAACATGGGTTGAACCCTAAGATGAAGCAACTTAGCACTGTGGGTGCAGTCAGGGTGGCCGTGAGGAGCCTGTCGATGACCGTGGGCTGTTCACAGGGCTAG
- the LOC120082129 gene encoding protein TWIN LOV 1 isoform X1 has product MELQLGLIEQSLNSRYSLWVREALYDLSDNFTITDPSIAGHPIVFVSPGFLKMTGYTKEEVIGKNGRMFQGPETSRSSVMQIREAVREEKGIQINLLNYRKDGTPFWVFFQMTPVFSKEDGGVIHFVGVQVPILKNSRKSRCGFVRIQGVPYENEFRACKSLLGSCRRELLSDSISELDCLLNRDSPPDSDSRDSIFILRQKYKFMVCYHCSFRALVTFPLVVILFLFSSLVIISAIEFLLSGYLIGVEIEEPCEACDDEKQRAAIAIGNILSVLTHYSEVTGRLVCERRCSLPRVGILCSSLNTSLNRIKQSFVLTDPNLPDMPIVYASDEFLKLTGYTRCEVLGRNCRFLSGIDTDSSTLFKIKESLQSEQACTVRILNYRKNKSSFWNDLHISPVRNASGKVAYFVGVQMDVDDKIQDEHGLNPKMKQLSTVGAVRVAVRSLSMTVGCSQG; this is encoded by the exons ATGGAATTGCAACTGGGTTTGATTGAACAATCGCTTAACAGTCGCTATTCGCTCTGGGTTCGTGAAGCTCTTTACGATTTGTCGGATAATTTTACAATCACTGACCCCAGTATAGCGGGTCACCCAATTGTGTTCGTGAGCCCTGGATTCTTGAAGATGACTGGATATACCAAAGAAGAGGTGATTGGCAAAAATGGTAGGATGTTTCAGGGCCCAGAAACTAGTAGGAGCTCAGTAATGCAAATTCGTGAGGCAGTTCGGGAAGAGAAAgggattcaaattaatttactaaatTATCGCAAAGATGGGACACCCTTCTGGGTTTTCTTCCAAATGACCCCTGTTTTCAGCAAGGAAGATGGGGGGGTCATTCACTTTGTGGGTGTTCAGGTGCCGATTTTGAAGAATTCAAGAAAGTCTAGATGTGGGTTCGTAAGAATTCAAGGTGTTCCATATGAGAACGAATTTAGAGCTTGCAAAAGTCTTTTAGGGTCCTGTCGCCGGGAGTTATTGTCTGATTCTATCTCGGAACTAGATTGTCTTTTGAATAGAGATTCACCACCGGATTCTGATAGTAGAG ATTCCATATTCATTTTGAGGCAAAAGTACAAGTTTATGGTCTGTTACCATTGTTCATTCAGAGCATTAGTCACTTTTCCACtagttgttattttatttttattttcatctttgGTTATAATATCGGCCATTGAGTTTCTACTGAGTGGATATCTCATAGGAGTAGAGATTGAAGAACCATGTGAAGCATGTGATGATGAGAAGCAAAGAGCTGCAATTGCCATTGGTAACATCTTATCTGTCCTAACTCATTACAGTGAGGTAACTGGCAGATTGGTGTGCGAAAGGAGATGCAGCTTGCCTAGGGTGGGCATTCTTTGTTCATCCTTGAATACATCTCTTAATAGAATTAAACAGAGCTTTGTATT AACCGATCCAAACTTACCAGACATGCCTATAGTTTATGCGAGTGATGAGTTTTTGAAATTAACAG GTTATACTAGATGTGAAGTGCTTGGGCGCAACTGTAGATTCTTAAGTGGAATTGACACAGATTCTTCAACCCTTTTTAAG ATAAAGGAAAGTCTTCAGTCTGAACAAGCTTGCACCGTACGGATTTTAAATTACAG GAAAAATAAGAGCTCATTTTGGAATGATCTCCATATATCACCTGTCCGTAATGCTTCTGGCAAG GTAGCATATTTTGTGGGTGTCCAGATGGATGTAGATGATAAAATACAGGATGAACATGGGTTGAACCCTAAGATGAAGCAACTTAGCACTGTGGGTGCAGTCAGGGTGGCCGTGAGGAGCCTGTCGATGACCGTGGGCTGTTCACAGGGCTAG